One part of the Salinivirga cyanobacteriivorans genome encodes these proteins:
- a CDS encoding BamA/TamA family outer membrane protein: MSRRTTVRTLLLMLFVFAAVHSCRVTHHVPENEFLLNKVHVSIDNKRIDEDDLQAYVQQEPNRRILYFLRFHLWVYNIFKPQNRDKGMFNYIATVVGEKPVIYDRFLAGKTTRQFEKYLNNRGYYNATVKDSTAKNGQKLDLYYMIETNEPYTISSIEYEFADSSISSLILSDTASGFIKKGEIFDVKSFQKERNRITRQMKEAGYYFFRKDFITFKADSTLMPNSVNVVCKIDEFVRKTESGRIIREHHRPCRINDILLYPSFDPKRAITEQQTYINTFDTLQHEEFDVIYTDKLRIKPEVILQANTLKEGQVYDIRNVEATRRFLNSLSFFKLIHIQFQPAETTSDSVIWLNAHYQLTPYTLQSYTVELEGSNTGVNWEAGLNLSYQHRNAFRGAELLDARVKGALEATRDVVGEETSEKFSFNTYEYGAEFRLEFPKFLMPFRKRQFYKKYHPQTSTTFQYNFQQRPDYTRTLLRSSFGYFWNSSANMRHIVTPIEVNSVRLPRADSTFLQEIENNSYLRNSYDDYFITASGYQMIFSNQNIQTNRNYFYVKTNAEFSGNILNAIYDVTDRDTVNGSYQIFNTRYSQYFKGDVDVRFYNVLNEQNRMVYRFFLGAGIPYGNATSLPFIKQYFGGGASGIRAWRSRDLGPGTYRDTSAYPNQTAGLKLEMNMEYRFHLFWMVEGALFLDAGNIWAITADDNRDGARFHLDQFYRQLAIGTGVGVRLDFSFFVFRLDGGLKLFDPAIEGSNKWVLHDRKWGRNDYQIHFGIGYPF; this comes from the coding sequence ATGAGTCGCAGAACCACTGTAAGGACTCTTTTATTGATGCTTTTTGTATTTGCTGCAGTTCATTCTTGCCGTGTGACTCATCATGTGCCCGAGAATGAATTCCTATTAAATAAGGTACATGTAAGTATCGATAACAAGCGTATAGACGAAGATGATCTTCAGGCTTATGTGCAACAGGAGCCCAATCGCAGGATATTATATTTTTTGCGGTTTCACTTGTGGGTTTACAATATTTTTAAACCCCAAAACCGAGATAAGGGAATGTTTAACTATATCGCAACTGTTGTCGGAGAAAAACCGGTTATCTATGATCGTTTTTTGGCAGGCAAAACAACACGGCAATTTGAAAAATATCTCAATAACCGCGGCTACTACAATGCCACGGTAAAAGATTCTACTGCGAAAAATGGGCAAAAACTTGATTTGTATTACATGATAGAAACCAATGAGCCTTATACAATTAGTTCCATTGAATATGAATTTGCCGATAGCTCCATTAGTTCATTAATCCTGAGCGATACTGCATCTGGATTTATCAAAAAAGGTGAAATATTCGATGTAAAATCTTTTCAGAAAGAACGTAACCGCATTACCAGACAAATGAAAGAGGCCGGTTACTATTTTTTTAGAAAAGACTTTATTACTTTCAAAGCCGATAGTACACTTATGCCCAATAGTGTTAATGTGGTTTGTAAAATTGATGAGTTTGTGCGAAAAACAGAAAGCGGTCGTATCATACGCGAACACCACAGGCCATGTCGTATTAACGATATTTTACTCTATCCTTCGTTTGACCCGAAGAGAGCCATTACTGAGCAACAAACCTATATAAATACGTTCGATACACTGCAGCATGAAGAATTTGATGTGATTTATACAGATAAACTCCGCATTAAACCCGAAGTCATATTGCAGGCCAATACACTTAAAGAAGGACAGGTATACGATATACGTAATGTAGAGGCTACACGCCGTTTTTTGAATTCATTGAGCTTTTTCAAGCTTATTCATATACAGTTCCAACCCGCCGAAACCACCAGCGATTCTGTTATATGGCTCAATGCACATTATCAGCTAACCCCCTATACACTCCAATCCTACACTGTAGAACTTGAAGGTAGCAATACAGGTGTGAACTGGGAAGCCGGTTTAAATCTATCTTATCAGCATCGCAATGCATTTAGAGGTGCCGAATTATTAGATGCAAGAGTAAAAGGCGCACTTGAGGCTACACGTGATGTTGTTGGCGAAGAGACTTCAGAAAAATTTAGTTTTAATACATATGAGTATGGTGCAGAGTTTAGGTTAGAATTTCCGAAGTTTTTAATGCCATTTCGGAAAAGGCAGTTTTATAAAAAATATCACCCGCAAACATCTACCACCTTTCAGTATAACTTTCAGCAACGGCCCGACTATACCAGAACACTCCTCAGAAGTAGCTTCGGCTATTTTTGGAATAGTTCGGCCAATATGCGACATATAGTCACACCCATCGAAGTCAATTCTGTAAGGCTCCCGCGGGCTGATTCCACCTTTTTGCAGGAAATTGAGAATAACAGCTACCTGCGAAACTCATACGATGACTACTTCATTACCGCTTCCGGCTATCAAATGATATTCAGTAATCAGAATATTCAAACAAACAGAAATTATTTCTATGTGAAAACCAACGCTGAATTTTCAGGAAATATTCTCAATGCTATTTATGATGTTACCGATCGTGATACAGTAAATGGAAGTTATCAGATATTTAATACCAGATATTCCCAATATTTTAAGGGAGATGTAGATGTACGTTTTTATAATGTATTAAACGAGCAAAACCGTATGGTGTATCGGTTCTTTCTGGGAGCAGGCATTCCCTATGGAAATGCTACCAGTTTGCCATTTATTAAGCAATACTTTGGTGGAGGAGCCAGTGGTATACGTGCATGGCGTTCAAGAGACCTTGGTCCGGGTACTTACCGCGATACATCGGCATATCCTAACCAAACTGCAGGGCTTAAACTGGAAATGAATATGGAATACCGTTTCCACCTTTTTTGGATGGTTGAAGGAGCTCTGTTTCTCGATGCCGGAAACATTTGGGCCATTACTGCCGATGATAATCGTGATGGTGCCCGGTTTCATCTTGACCAGTTTTATAGACAGTTGGCGATTGGTACAGGAGTAGGTGTGCGCTTAGACTTTTCATTTTTTGTGTTTCGTCTCGATGGCGGTCTTAAGTTATTTGACCCGGCCATTGAAGGCAGCAATAAATGGGTACTGCACGACCGAAAATGGGGGCGAAACGACTATCAAATTCATTTTGGAATTGGATATCCATTTTAA
- a CDS encoding TrmH family RNA methyltransferase, with amino-acid sequence MDKNRIKYLRSLHQKKYRQLNSEFIVEGNKLVNELLKSDFEIKNVYAVDAGQLNAESIEIEHISPKELDRISTSRSPNNSVAVAALPEGQLPSMDTIAGNLSLVLENIQDPGNMGTILRLANWFGIQHIFCNAETVECYNPKVVQSSMGALFRVKVHYTDIYTLIAQTSDLPDFNIYATLLDGENLYETEISDKGFIIMGNESQGLTEKINMPEVKKIKIPSFPEETSGMESLNVAIATAITVAEFRRRTMD; translated from the coding sequence ATGGATAAGAATAGAATCAAATATTTACGCAGCCTTCATCAGAAAAAATACCGGCAACTGAATTCAGAGTTTATTGTGGAAGGAAATAAACTGGTTAATGAACTGCTAAAATCTGATTTCGAAATAAAAAATGTATATGCAGTGGATGCGGGGCAGCTAAATGCCGAATCTATTGAAATTGAACATATAAGTCCGAAGGAACTTGACCGAATCAGCACTTCCAGGAGCCCTAATAATTCCGTCGCAGTGGCAGCACTACCAGAAGGGCAGCTTCCTTCAATGGATACCATTGCCGGTAATCTGAGCCTTGTACTGGAAAATATCCAGGATCCGGGCAATATGGGTACTATTTTGCGTCTGGCAAACTGGTTCGGTATACAACATATTTTTTGTAATGCTGAAACAGTTGAGTGCTATAACCCAAAAGTCGTACAGTCGTCGATGGGAGCATTGTTTCGCGTAAAAGTGCATTATACAGATATTTACACACTTATAGCACAAACTTCTGATTTACCAGATTTTAATATTTATGCCACCCTTCTTGATGGAGAAAACCTATACGAGACTGAAATTTCTGATAAAGGATTTATCATTATGGGCAATGAATCCCAGGGTTTGACTGAAAAAATAAATATGCCGGAAGTGAAAAAAATTAAAATTCCTTCTTTCCCGGAAGAAACAAGTGGAATGGAGTCATTGAATGTGGCCATTGCTACTGCCATAACGGTAGCCGAGTTCAGGAGAAGGACAATGGATTAA
- a CDS encoding porin family protein: MIKRISILCLLVILTLGAYAQEGKHVWNKPNYDQYPFHFGFAVGYNQMNFRIIPREELLTSFDTVYAVENRPRPGFNIHMVGNLRLGENFDLRFIPGLAFGQRDLNYTRVNTVQSDTVLENHLMQIESTFLSFPLYLKYRAKRLNNWRPYLLFGGNYAFDLEARKKIKEEERPKIRLMQQDFYLEAGVGIDYYFPFFKLATELRFSFGMMNVIKEDNTEYTRFYDRLNSRMFTLLIFVE; the protein is encoded by the coding sequence ATGATTAAGCGCATTAGCATACTTTGTTTGTTGGTTATTCTTACGCTGGGAGCTTATGCCCAGGAGGGTAAACATGTATGGAACAAGCCGAATTATGATCAATATCCTTTTCATTTCGGATTTGCCGTGGGCTATAATCAAATGAATTTTAGAATTATACCCCGCGAAGAACTTTTGACCAGTTTTGATACTGTTTATGCTGTAGAGAACAGGCCGCGTCCCGGCTTTAATATCCATATGGTTGGAAACCTCAGGTTGGGCGAAAATTTTGACCTTAGATTTATTCCCGGATTGGCCTTCGGGCAGCGTGATTTAAATTATACCCGTGTCAATACCGTACAATCCGATACAGTGCTCGAAAATCACCTGATGCAGATAGAATCAACCTTTTTATCTTTTCCTTTATACCTGAAATACAGGGCAAAGAGGCTCAATAATTGGAGGCCCTACCTGCTTTTTGGCGGAAATTATGCTTTCGATCTCGAAGCCAGAAAAAAGATAAAAGAAGAAGAACGCCCCAAAATCAGACTCATGCAACAGGATTTTTATCTTGAAGCCGGAGTTGGAATTGATTATTATTTCCCGTTTTTTAAACTGGCTACGGAACTGCGTTTTTCATTTGGTATGATGAACGTTATCAAAGAAGACAATACTGAGTATACAAGGTTTTATGACCGCCTCAACTCACGCATGTTTACCTTACTGATTTTCGTAGAATAA
- the ubiE gene encoding bifunctional demethylmenaquinone methyltransferase/2-methoxy-6-polyprenyl-1,4-benzoquinol methylase UbiE: MKSNTVTPYKNRLSKKEQVAGMFNHIAPRYDFLNHFLSLGIDRVWRRKVVKKLKENPPERMLDVACGTGDLAIATAKRIPDIKIDAVDIAAVMLERAGAKIDRRNLGFNVHLNIGDAEDLQFPDERFNAVTSAFGVRNFEDLEKGLSEMYRVLKKDGSIIILEFSQPRKGLFAMLFKLYFNAILPFIGRVFSGNNRAYAYLPESVNAFPERENFVKLLEQSGFKNSYFKTFTFGVACMYYGKK; the protein is encoded by the coding sequence TTGAAAAGTAATACGGTTACACCATACAAGAACAGGTTGTCGAAGAAGGAGCAGGTGGCTGGTATGTTCAATCACATTGCACCGCGGTATGATTTTTTAAATCATTTCTTATCGCTCGGTATCGACCGTGTTTGGCGCAGGAAGGTTGTAAAAAAGTTAAAAGAAAACCCGCCGGAAAGAATGCTTGATGTGGCCTGTGGTACTGGTGATCTGGCCATTGCCACAGCAAAAAGAATACCCGATATAAAAATTGATGCAGTTGATATTGCAGCTGTGATGCTGGAGCGTGCCGGGGCAAAAATAGACCGACGTAACCTTGGTTTTAATGTGCATCTGAATATTGGCGATGCCGAAGATCTTCAATTTCCGGATGAAAGGTTTAATGCGGTAACTTCGGCTTTTGGAGTCCGTAATTTTGAGGATTTGGAGAAAGGATTGAGCGAAATGTATCGTGTATTAAAAAAAGATGGCAGCATCATTATTCTGGAATTTTCACAACCTCGTAAAGGGCTGTTTGCCATGCTTTTTAAACTCTATTTTAATGCAATTTTGCCATTTATAGGAAGAGTTTTTTCGGGTAACAATCGAGCCTACGCCTATTTACCAGAATCTGTTAATGCTTTTCCTGAAAGAGAAAATTTCGTTAAATTGCTTGAGCAAAGTGGATTTAAAAATAGCTATTTTAAAACATTTACTTTTGGAGTGGCTTGCATGTATTACGGAAAAAAGTAA
- the purL gene encoding phosphoribosylformylglycinamidine synthase subunit PurL, whose product MTQNQVDINTAKSLGLLPEEFDSIKKILGREPNFTELSIFSVMWSEHAAYKNSIKWLKKLPKDGKAVLAAAGEENAGLVDIGGDMACAFKIESHNHPCAVEPYQGAATGVGGINRDIFTMGARPIAQLNSLRFGDLEIDRTKWHMKGVVKGIGDYGNAFGVPVVGGEVVFDKSYNTNPLVNAMSVGVMKKGNVVSAKAEGKGNPIYIVGSSTGKDGIHGATFASADITEDSAEDIPSIQVGDPFQEKLLLEATLEVIETGAVVGMQDMGAAGIICSTSEMSEKGNSGMRINLDKVPLRQQNMDAWEILLSESQERMLICVEKGRESEVEAVFDKWDLNCEIIGEVIDEDRLYFNFNGEQVADVPASALVLGGGAPQYDREFREPAYYKEYLKFSIDEVPKPKDLKAVADELLKHPNNVSREWVMEQYDSMVGTKNMTTNRPADAGLVNIKGTNRAIGLTVDCNGRYVKADPEIGTAIAVSEAARNLVCSGAKPLAITNCLNFGNPYNPEVYWQFVGAIKGMSRACKKFDTPVTGGNVSFYNQSSISGKEVPVHPTPTIGMLGLIEDKNKVMTLDFKQKGDMIYMLGTSKNDIGQSEYLTSYHGVEASPVPDFNLDFEFKLQDAILKLIDQGLIQSAHDVSNGGLYVTLVESSIPRKLGFDITTDAEIRTDAFLFGESQSRVVVTCTEEDETAFIDLLMKLGIPFSALGHVTKGEMRIDDNSFGFVDEAKKMYSETLATYLEK is encoded by the coding sequence ATGACACAAAACCAGGTCGATATAAATACCGCGAAATCGCTGGGTTTATTGCCAGAAGAATTCGATAGTATAAAAAAAATACTCGGACGCGAACCCAATTTTACCGAGCTAAGTATATTTTCGGTAATGTGGTCGGAGCATGCTGCATATAAAAATTCCATTAAGTGGCTAAAAAAATTACCAAAAGACGGTAAAGCTGTATTGGCTGCAGCCGGTGAAGAGAATGCCGGATTGGTTGATATTGGTGGTGATATGGCGTGTGCATTTAAAATCGAATCACATAATCACCCATGCGCAGTAGAACCATATCAGGGGGCTGCAACAGGAGTTGGCGGTATTAATCGCGATATTTTTACAATGGGTGCAAGACCAATTGCACAACTGAACAGCCTGCGTTTTGGCGATTTAGAGATTGATCGTACCAAATGGCATATGAAAGGTGTTGTGAAAGGTATTGGCGATTACGGCAATGCTTTTGGTGTTCCGGTTGTTGGTGGTGAAGTAGTTTTTGACAAAAGTTACAACACAAATCCACTGGTTAATGCCATGAGCGTGGGTGTAATGAAAAAAGGTAATGTGGTAAGTGCAAAGGCTGAAGGTAAAGGAAATCCAATATATATTGTAGGTTCCTCTACAGGTAAAGATGGAATTCATGGAGCTACCTTTGCTTCAGCAGATATTACTGAAGATTCTGCCGAAGATATTCCTTCAATTCAGGTTGGAGACCCGTTTCAGGAAAAATTATTGTTAGAAGCCACACTTGAAGTAATTGAGACTGGCGCTGTTGTTGGTATGCAGGATATGGGAGCTGCCGGTATTATCTGCTCCACCAGCGAAATGTCAGAGAAAGGTAATAGTGGTATGCGAATCAATCTGGATAAGGTTCCGCTAAGGCAACAAAACATGGATGCATGGGAAATTCTGCTTTCCGAAAGCCAGGAGCGCATGCTTATTTGTGTTGAAAAAGGACGTGAAAGTGAAGTAGAAGCTGTTTTCGATAAGTGGGATTTAAATTGTGAGATAATCGGCGAAGTAATAGATGAGGATAGACTATATTTCAACTTTAACGGAGAACAGGTTGCAGATGTACCTGCTTCAGCACTTGTTTTAGGTGGAGGAGCGCCACAATATGACCGTGAATTCCGTGAGCCCGCTTACTACAAAGAGTATTTAAAATTTTCAATTGACGAAGTACCCAAACCCAAAGACCTTAAGGCTGTTGCAGATGAGCTGCTGAAGCATCCGAATAACGTAAGTCGCGAATGGGTTATGGAGCAATATGACTCCATGGTTGGTACTAAAAACATGACCACTAACCGGCCGGCTGATGCAGGTCTGGTAAATATAAAAGGTACGAATCGTGCAATCGGACTCACTGTTGATTGCAACGGGCGCTACGTCAAGGCCGATCCGGAGATCGGTACAGCCATAGCTGTAAGTGAAGCTGCGCGCAATCTGGTTTGCTCAGGAGCAAAGCCATTGGCTATAACTAACTGTCTTAATTTCGGAAATCCTTACAACCCTGAAGTTTATTGGCAGTTTGTAGGGGCCATAAAAGGTATGAGCCGTGCCTGTAAAAAATTCGACACCCCTGTTACAGGAGGTAATGTTAGTTTTTACAACCAAAGTAGTATAAGTGGTAAAGAAGTGCCTGTGCATCCAACGCCAACTATTGGAATGCTTGGACTTATCGAAGATAAAAATAAGGTAATGACCCTTGATTTTAAGCAAAAAGGCGATATGATTTACATGCTGGGTACTTCTAAAAATGATATTGGTCAATCTGAATATCTTACTTCATACCATGGAGTCGAGGCCAGCCCGGTACCCGATTTTAACCTCGATTTTGAATTTAAACTACAGGATGCCATCTTAAAACTCATCGATCAGGGACTGATTCAATCAGCACATGATGTATCAAATGGGGGATTATATGTTACGCTTGTAGAATCTTCTATTCCGCGAAAACTTGGTTTCGATATTACCACAGATGCGGAGATTAGAACCGATGCATTTCTTTTTGGCGAGTCCCAAAGTCGCGTTGTGGTGACCTGTACTGAAGAAGACGAAACCGCGTTTATTGACTTATTAATGAAACTTGGCATTCCATTTTCAGCTCTTGGGCATGTAACTAAAGGGGAAATGCGCATTGATGATAATTCCTTTGGTTTTGTCGATGAGGCTAAAAAAATGTATTCAGAAACACTAGCAACATATCTTGAAAAGTAA
- a CDS encoding ArnT family glycosyltransferase codes for MHIKKYFSGNYEQNLSYWLLFLTVIITVLIRFHFLEIPFERDEGSYAYLGQQVLNGKVPYVDFFERKFPVIFYAYAAIVALFGYSLTGVHLGFLVINVISIIVVFLIVKKLFNPLTAWIAASAFTLYSMSPYASGFTAQSEHLVIFFLLLGIWAMVHACDNGKAWLYIASGVAMSLGLLVKQNGIFFILFSVIALVTWLVKQRLSTSQIFKYIIFYAIGGVFPLALVAFVLWMQGAFEEMIYWTIYSSVDYISGSGLDKAFANITYMLKRISQTHLLIWATSLMGLISFWFLRKLLHIKILLTLFVLLSFVSVAPGFRFFGHYWLFIYPAMALLSAMLFYALAIIIRKSKLPLLMAFLLIFAMNIFQNVDYYFTDDINQPVKNTYGSDLFPATKKLSDYLNQQMQKRDQLLVLGFEPQIYVYTRKDAPVRFHFMKLLTKIENKQLYEEYKNAMLDKLYANPPDYIVYMANYMDKDYAKDLKSGLKPLLKKYEQIALVELRKWKVTRFFFNEGSGTIKHGKNYISILSKKSEL; via the coding sequence ATGCATATAAAAAAATACTTTTCAGGTAATTACGAACAGAATTTATCCTACTGGCTATTATTTCTAACAGTCATCATTACTGTTTTAATTCGGTTTCATTTTCTCGAAATCCCCTTCGAACGCGACGAAGGTTCATATGCTTACCTTGGACAGCAAGTTTTAAATGGGAAAGTACCTTACGTTGATTTTTTTGAAAGAAAATTTCCGGTTATCTTTTACGCTTATGCTGCTATTGTGGCGCTTTTTGGATATTCGCTCACAGGTGTGCATTTGGGTTTTCTGGTTATAAATGTCATCTCCATAATTGTCGTTTTCCTGATAGTTAAAAAACTGTTTAACCCATTAACTGCATGGATTGCAGCTTCCGCATTTACACTGTATTCTATGAGTCCCTACGCATCAGGATTTACGGCACAGTCTGAGCATCTTGTAATATTTTTCCTCCTTTTAGGAATATGGGCAATGGTACATGCTTGCGACAATGGCAAAGCATGGTTGTACATAGCTTCCGGTGTTGCTATGTCACTTGGTCTTTTGGTAAAACAAAACGGCATTTTTTTTATCCTGTTTTCGGTTATTGCACTTGTAACATGGTTGGTTAAGCAGCGGCTCAGTACCAGCCAAATTTTTAAATATATAATCTTCTATGCCATTGGTGGAGTCTTTCCTTTGGCTCTGGTGGCATTTGTTTTATGGATGCAGGGCGCTTTTGAAGAAATGATATACTGGACCATTTATTCATCAGTAGATTATATTTCAGGATCAGGATTGGATAAGGCTTTTGCAAATATAACCTATATGCTAAAACGCATCAGTCAAACCCACCTCTTAATTTGGGCAACCTCTTTAATGGGATTAATATCTTTTTGGTTTTTGAGGAAACTTCTCCATATCAAAATTTTGTTAACCCTTTTCGTTTTATTGTCGTTTGTGTCTGTTGCCCCGGGATTTAGGTTTTTTGGTCATTATTGGCTTTTTATATACCCTGCCATGGCCCTGTTGTCGGCTATGCTTTTTTATGCTTTGGCTATAATCATCAGAAAAAGCAAATTACCTTTGCTCATGGCGTTTCTACTGATTTTTGCTATGAATATATTCCAAAATGTAGATTATTATTTTACAGATGATATAAATCAGCCGGTTAAGAATACTTATGGCTCCGACCTGTTTCCTGCCACGAAAAAGCTCTCTGATTATTTAAACCAACAGATGCAAAAACGCGATCAGCTGCTCGTGCTGGGTTTTGAACCGCAAATCTATGTTTATACCCGAAAGGATGCTCCCGTTAGATTTCATTTCATGAAGTTGCTCACAAAAATTGAAAACAAGCAACTATACGAGGAGTATAAAAATGCTATGCTGGATAAATTATATGCGAATCCGCCTGATTACATCGTTTATATGGCCAATTATATGGATAAGGATTACGCTAAAGATTTAAAATCTGGATTAAAACCACTTTTGAAAAAATATGAACAAATAGCTTTGGTTGAATTACGCAAGTGGAAAGTAACCAGGTTCTTTTTTAATGAAGGCAGCGGCACAATTAAACACGGTAAAAACTATATCTCTATCCTCAGTAAAAAATCTGAACTTTGA
- a CDS encoding NAD(P)/FAD-dependent oxidoreductase, with protein sequence MAHQIQLTLTPEEAANSEIYIPKFAKKAGINVDDIVKFQITSKSIDARKPPVKVNMNAKLYTDIKDHDYIIEPFAAKDVSKASEAIIVGAGPAGLFAALTFIEQGIKPVIIERGKRVGERKRDVAAISTKHYVDPDSNYAFGEGGAGTFSDGKLYTRSKKRGDIRRIYELLYLHGAQEEILYESQPHIGSDVLAQVVVNIRQTILDAGGTILFQQRVTDLITEGEQVTGVKLSDGRTMAAAAVVLATGHSARDVYEMLQKRGVMLEAKGFALGVRLEHPQELINQIQYHSNEPDPHLPPASYKLVKQVDDRGVYSFCMCPGGFIVPAATANDQLVVNGMSPSKRNGTYANSGMVVELRTEDIPNAEEDPLAGIRYQEQLEKMAFMNGGQGQVAPAQGMADFVNNRVSADMPENSYFPGLISSPMHFWLPEHVSSRLKIAFKAFGKKMRGFLTNDALVIGLESRTSSPVRIYRDKEALTSFPYDGLYPTGEGAGYAGGIVSSGLDGVRVARKIAETM encoded by the coding sequence ATGGCCCATCAAATACAATTAACGCTTACTCCGGAAGAGGCAGCGAATTCTGAAATCTATATACCTAAATTCGCAAAAAAGGCAGGTATCAATGTTGACGATATTGTTAAATTTCAAATAACCTCTAAGTCTATTGATGCACGAAAGCCGCCGGTTAAGGTCAATATGAATGCAAAGCTTTATACCGATATTAAAGATCATGATTACATTATTGAGCCTTTTGCAGCTAAAGATGTTTCAAAAGCATCCGAGGCGATTATTGTGGGTGCCGGGCCGGCAGGATTATTTGCTGCACTAACTTTTATAGAACAGGGAATCAAACCTGTAATTATTGAACGAGGCAAGCGAGTGGGAGAACGCAAACGCGATGTTGCTGCAATCAGTACCAAACATTACGTCGACCCCGATTCAAATTATGCTTTCGGAGAGGGAGGCGCAGGCACCTTTTCTGATGGAAAACTCTATACCCGAAGTAAAAAACGCGGTGATATAAGGCGCATTTATGAGCTATTGTATCTTCATGGTGCTCAGGAGGAAATCTTATATGAGTCGCAACCACATATCGGGTCAGATGTGCTGGCTCAGGTGGTGGTAAACATCAGGCAAACTATTCTCGATGCCGGAGGAACAATATTATTTCAGCAGCGGGTAACAGATTTAATAACCGAAGGAGAACAGGTTACTGGCGTAAAGTTAAGCGACGGCCGCACAATGGCCGCAGCTGCTGTTGTGCTGGCCACTGGGCACTCTGCCAGAGATGTATATGAAATGCTGCAAAAAAGAGGCGTTATGCTTGAAGCCAAAGGGTTTGCCCTTGGTGTGAGGTTGGAGCATCCACAAGAGCTTATTAACCAGATTCAATACCATAGCAATGAACCAGATCCGCATTTACCTCCCGCAAGTTATAAGCTTGTTAAGCAGGTTGATGACCGTGGTGTATACTCTTTTTGTATGTGCCCCGGCGGCTTTATTGTGCCAGCTGCAACAGCAAACGACCAATTGGTTGTGAATGGTATGTCGCCCTCAAAACGCAATGGAACCTATGCAAATTCGGGAATGGTGGTTGAATTGCGAACAGAAGATATTCCAAATGCCGAAGAGGATCCACTGGCAGGTATTCGCTACCAGGAGCAACTCGAAAAAATGGCATTCATGAATGGAGGTCAGGGACAGGTTGCACCAGCCCAGGGTATGGCCGATTTTGTAAATAACCGGGTTTCAGCAGACATGCCTGAGAATTCATATTTCCCGGGTTTAATATCATCCCCGATGCACTTTTGGTTGCCAGAGCATGTTAGTTCACGTCTTAAAATTGCATTTAAGGCTTTTGGGAAAAAAATGCGCGGTTTTTTAACCAACGATGCTTTGGTTATTGGACTCGAGAGCAGAACCTCCAGTCCCGTTCGTATTTACCGCGACAAAGAGGCTCTAACATCTTTCCCTTATGATGGTTTGTATCCAACAGGTGAAGGTGCAGGCTATGCCGGGGGTATTGTCTCCAGCGGACTTGATGGAGTAAGGGTAGCCCGTAAAATAGCTGAAACAATGTAG